ACCGCGGCCGCGGCATCTTCCGGTGTGATGGCAAGCGGCGCCTTTTGTGTCACGTGATCGAGGAAGTGCTCGATTTCCAGCTGGAACGGGTCGGGTTCCAGCGGGCTCGCCGGCAGCCGGGCCTCGATCATCCGCTCGGCATCTCGAAACAACCGCACGGCCACCGAATCCCGGCTGGACCACTGGATCAGCCCGGCAGTGCCGGCAAGTTCCCCCTCGGTCTGAAAGGGGGATCCGGGCGGATAGCTCCAGGCGCCCTCCGCCATGGCGATGGCATCGTTTTTGAACCGCATCAGCAGCGCGGCATGCTGCCCTCCGGCGTCGCCTACCGCCGTTGCCACCGCGTGCACCCGCGCTATCGGGCCGAAAACCCACCGCAGAAAGTCGATATCGTGAATGAGCATGTCGAGGATGACGCCGCCGCTTTCGGCCTCATCCCGCATCCAGGTGTTCCAGGCCGGTAGCGCCCCGCCCCGGAAGGTGCGCGCAGAACGAGCTTGTCCAATCTCGCCGTGCAGGGCAACCTCTCGGGCCAGCCGGTAGTCCGGAAAGAACCGCACGACGTGCGCGACCATGAAGGGCACGTCGTGGCGCCGCACGGTCTCGACCGCCGCCTCCGCGTCCTGTGCGGTTCGAGCGAGGGGCTTCTCGCACAACACCGCCTTCCCGGCAGCCGCCGCCATTTCGATGGCTCGACGATGCAAGGGAGTCGGAAGGCAGATGTCGACGATGTCGATGCCCCTGGCCTCGAGCGCTCTCTCAAACCCGTGGTAAACTGCAGCGGGCGGCCGGTCTCCCAGCCAGGCCCTCGGCTCGTCCCCGAGCCGGGCGATGGCCACGACTTCGACGCCGCGCGACGCGAGGGCCTGCCACGCATGGAAATGAACCTCGCCCATGAACCCCGCCCCGAGGATAGCGACCTTCAGTGCTCCCATGGAGCCCCACAACCTCCCGCCAGGCTACGGGCCTTGCAAAGGTGAGGCGGGCTCTTGCCCGCCCTGGCGAGGTTTCGAGCCCTGCCCCACCCTTCTCTGCTTGGCCGGGCTTCGGCCACCTCACGTGGCCGGCCCGAGCTTGCCCATGTGAATCAGGATGATGTTGAACGGATCCACGTACGGGCTGTTGAGGTAGATCGGGTCGCCATCGGGTGGCCACCCGCTTACACGGACGTTCTCCAGAACCGGATTGTTGCCGTAGCGCTCCCAAAGCGGCACGACCGGCAGCAGTTCGTTGAACGCGAGGGCGAGCTTCGCGACGGCCTCCTTCTGCCCCGCCAGATCAAGGCCTGACGCCGCATCCACCACCAGCCGCTCCAGATCCACCTCGCCGAGAGCCTTCGTCTTCTGCTTGAGCGGGAAGTTCATGCCAGGGCCAGCGGCCACCGCCCCCGCTCCGAGAGCCGCGGCGGCCACGTAATTGTGCGTGAACAGATCCTGCACGTAGGCGAAGTGCGGATGCGGGTTCCCAATGCCCCAGGCCCGGATGGCCATCTGGAAGCGCCCCTGGTTGACTTCCGTCGGATGCTGAGTAAAGGTGACGGCCCGGACGGTCACCTTGATGCCGAAGCGGCTGAGCTGCTCGGCTGCGTTTTCGGCGGCTGCGGACCAGTCGGCGTACTCGGCCGGCACGCTCAGCTCGAACTCCATGGGCTGGCCCCGGTCCGTGACCCAGACGCCGTCCGGCCCCTTGCGGAACCCGATGGATCTGAGCAACGCCGCGGCCTTCTCGGGGTCGTACGGATACGGGTTGAGCCGCTCCTGCTGCGGCTCGGTCAGCCAGAGAGGCACGAGGTTGTCGCTGAATCCGGCCATGTACTTCTGGGGCTTCGCGGAGTCGCCCAGCGAGACGCGGGCGTTCTCGTCACGGTTGATGGCCATGGCAACGGCCTGGCGCACCTCGAGGCGGTTCAGCGGATACACGTTGTTGTTGAAAAAGATGGCCGGCCCGGTGTAAAGAGGCGGCCGCACGATTCGGATCTTCTCCTCCACCATGCGCCGCTCGGTCGCCGGCGGGAACCCGTGGGTTGCGTAGTCGACCTGTCTGGCAAGAACGAGAGGCGTGATCTGCGGCGTCTCGCCGTTGTACAGGACGACGCGGTCGAACTTCACTCGCGAAGCGGCCCAGGCCGTCGGCACCTTGAGGAGGGTGATCTGCGATTCCGAGATGCTGCGCGTGTCGATCGCAAAAGGCCCGGTCCCCACCACGGCCGCTGGCCGGAAGCTTTCAAACTCCACCCGCAACTGCTTCCATTGATCCGAATCGGGCCCCTTCCCCTGAGCAACGAGTTCGGCAATGCGCTTGGCCCACGTGCCGTAGACCGAGTCAGAGCGGATAGGTTCACGCAGTACGTACCGGGGAATGACCGTGGACGGATCCTTCATGTGGAACACCAGGGTGTAAGCGTCCACCTTTTCGATCCGATCAAGGTATCTCCATACGACCCAGTTGAACAGCCGACCCACGGTAAACGTGGCGATCACGTCGTCG
Above is a genomic segment from Bacillota bacterium containing:
- a CDS encoding Gfo/Idh/MocA family oxidoreductase, whose translation is MGALKVAILGAGFMGEVHFHAWQALASRGVEVVAIARLGDEPRAWLGDRPPAAVYHGFERALEARGIDIVDICLPTPLHRRAIEMAAAAGKAVLCEKPLARTAQDAEAAVETVRRHDVPFMVAHVVRFFPDYRLAREVALHGEIGQARSARTFRGGALPAWNTWMRDEAESGGVILDMLIHDIDFLRWVFGPIARVHAVATAVGDAGGQHAALLMRFKNDAIAMAEGAWSYPPGSPFQTEGELAGTAGLIQWSSRDSVAVRLFRDAERMIEARLPASPLEPDPFQLEIEHFLDHVTQKAPLAITPEDAAAAVRVAEAATRSAREGKPVEVNA
- a CDS encoding ABC transporter substrate-binding protein, which codes for MSRGGSGVGWVVAAWLLAVGLAAATPAAALAASEFHGAWPYVVPPAGHFNTYVPNNLGMGIYQQLMEEPLAFYYWDSGTYEPVLATQWRMVPPDRFEVKLRQGARFSDGTPFDADDVIATFTVGRLFNWVVWRYLDRIEKVDAYTLVFHMKDPSTVIPRYVLREPIRSDSVYGTWAKRIAELVAQGKGPDSDQWKQLRVEFESFRPAAVVGTGPFAIDTRSISESQITLLKVPTAWAASRVKFDRVVLYNGETPQITPLVLARQVDYATHGFPPATERRMVEEKIRIVRPPLYTGPAIFFNNNVYPLNRLEVRQAVAMAINRDENARVSLGDSAKPQKYMAGFSDNLVPLWLTEPQQERLNPYPYDPEKAAALLRSIGFRKGPDGVWVTDRGQPMEFELSVPAEYADWSAAAENAAEQLSRFGIKVTVRAVTFTQHPTEVNQGRFQMAIRAWGIGNPHPHFAYVQDLFTHNYVAAAALGAGAVAAGPGMNFPLKQKTKALGEVDLERLVVDAASGLDLAGQKEAVAKLALAFNELLPVVPLWERYGNNPVLENVRVSGWPPDGDPIYLNSPYVDPFNIILIHMGKLGPAT